Within the Heterodontus francisci isolate sHetFra1 chromosome 28, sHetFra1.hap1, whole genome shotgun sequence genome, the region TATTTTTttaataatgttcccatgggttgtgtccataaaccgagcttctttacttccccgacatggggggcatttgaattgtttcacctCATTTTAACGCCTTGtgccccggtctttctgattttgctgctcaatgttttgaCGGCCAGGCGTATTTTAAgcgccagtaaagtccgcaggctaTACCGGgggcacagcaatggagagaatcacaaggacccagagatggagaatcgcagaaaatcaattattttactcttcactatatctggcagttttatactgctaTGGGTGACTCGGGTCGTTCATAACATTTAtgcgcgaattgcagatattcagcttTATCACTCCTACACTGATCCTGtctatatcacacaacaaacatcaAATATGCTGCAGCTTctgagttcctgcaccaacacgtgtatttacgctgtgacccagagtaaattcagacaggatctgaagcttgtggtgaaataccctttcaatctcattgttaaattagtgaaatcatagaaagagctgaagccattcaaacactggaactaaatcccatttcaaatTTCATTCCTTCCACTCGCCAAAgaacagaaagtacattttatattcacaacaCTGAGGGTTGaattgattttaaatctgattctgacatTATATATTCATGATAATCTGACATAATGAGGCAGGGACTTGCtctgcagtaattgcagtgagtcagGGTCAGCAGctaatggagatggtgggaggtgtAGCTACTGCAGTGAtaaagggacaccaacagatggaaatgttgagaggggacagtaaattcagtgagatagggacactagCTGATGGAAAtaatgagagggggacagtaactacagagacacagggacaccagcagaaggggaTGATGAGAGGGGCcattaattgcagtgagacagggacaccagcagatagaaaaggcgagaggggacagtaactgcactgggATTAGGACAtccgcagatggagatgctgagaggggggcagtaactgcagtgagacagggacacgagcagatgaagatggtgagagggggcagtaactgcagtgagacagggacacgagcagatccaCATGATCAGAGGGGCAGTAACTTTCGTGTGACAGGGATAGCAGCACATCGAGATGCAAAGTGGGACaaaaagtgcagtgagacagggacacca harbors:
- the LOC137345213 gene encoding probable G-protein coupled receptor 139, which gives rise to MGSPVIVQIEDIYYPVLAAIGVPVNLVAIVILSRGNCGLSKCITVYLVGMAVADLLVIITDPIFYWIVSIYIPDSFLRITPVCSLIIVLLNAATVVSVWLTVTFTFDRFVAICCEKLKTKYCTEKTAAVVVGTVSVLGCLQSLPWYFTLEQYYFFNNVPMGCVHKPSFFTSPTWGAFELFHLILTPCAPVFLILLLNVLTARRILSASKVRRLYRGHSNGENHKDPEMENRRKSIILLFTISGSFILLWVTRVVHNIYARIADIQLYHSYTDPVYITQQTSNMLQLLSSCTNTCIYAVTQSKFRQDLKLVVKYPFNLIVKLVKS